One genomic region from bacterium encodes:
- a CDS encoding M3 family metallopeptidase translates to MKESMIALLVLAFSLTIATAAENPLLKEFKTPFGVPPFSKIKNEHYLPAIQEGIRQHKLEIAAIAENPEPPTFANTIDALELSGQLLTRVTGVFDNMTSALTSEPLQQIAKEAAPLRSAHADDIRLNTPLFKRIKALYDTRERLGLTPEQTMVLTLYYRDFVRGGANLEETRKAELRAINQELALLELQFGDNVLKETNDYALTIADPRDLAGLPPAVIAAGAEAAAERGQTGQWVFTLQAPSIFPFLQYTENRELRRQIYTAYIHRGDNNNSADNKAILSKIAALRVRRANLLGYPSHADYILEENMAKKPENVYALLEQLWRPAQKRARQEAADMQAIIDQEEGGFQLQPWDWWYYAEKVKKNRYDLDEEALRPYFKLENVRSGVFSVAQKLYGITFSERKDVPVYHPDVRAFEVKEADGRAVGILMVDYFPRASKRGGAWMSEYRLQQKLGGIQRPVICNVGNFSKPTADTPALLSMDEVETMFHEFGHALHGLLSDCTYPRVAGTSVARDFVELPSQIMENWAFEPEVLKSYARHYQTGAPIPEDLIGKIERSGRFNQGFATVEYLAASFLDMDWHTPREPIEHDAILFEQQSMARIGLLPEIASRYRSPYFRHIFSGGYSSGYYAYIWAEVLDADAFQAFKETTLFDQKTAAAFRKYILAAGGSEEPMILYQKFRGREPGIEPLLKKRGLTGE, encoded by the coding sequence ATGAAAGAATCGATGATCGCCCTGCTGGTACTGGCCTTCTCCCTCACCATCGCCACGGCCGCAGAAAATCCCCTGCTGAAAGAATTCAAGACTCCCTTCGGTGTGCCGCCTTTCAGCAAGATAAAAAACGAGCATTACCTCCCGGCGATCCAGGAGGGCATCCGTCAGCACAAACTTGAGATCGCAGCGATTGCGGAGAATCCCGAGCCTCCGACCTTCGCCAACACCATCGACGCCCTTGAGCTCAGCGGTCAGCTGTTAACCCGGGTGACCGGCGTCTTTGACAATATGACCTCCGCCCTTACTAGCGAACCGCTGCAGCAGATCGCCAAAGAGGCGGCGCCGCTGCGCTCCGCTCATGCGGACGATATCCGTCTCAATACGCCGCTTTTCAAACGCATCAAGGCGCTCTATGACACGCGCGAACGCCTCGGCTTGACCCCCGAGCAGACCATGGTGCTCACCCTCTACTACCGGGACTTTGTCCGCGGTGGCGCCAACCTCGAGGAAACCAGGAAAGCGGAATTGCGCGCGATCAATCAGGAGTTGGCCCTGCTCGAGCTCCAGTTCGGCGACAACGTCCTCAAAGAGACCAATGACTATGCCCTGACCATCGCCGATCCCCGGGATCTCGCGGGTCTGCCTCCAGCCGTGATCGCCGCCGGTGCCGAAGCTGCCGCCGAACGCGGTCAGACCGGCCAGTGGGTCTTCACCCTGCAGGCGCCCAGCATCTTTCCTTTTCTCCAGTACACCGAAAACCGCGAACTGCGCCGGCAGATCTACACCGCCTACATCCACCGCGGAGACAATAACAACAGTGCCGACAACAAGGCCATTCTGAGCAAGATCGCCGCGCTACGCGTGCGCCGGGCCAACCTCCTCGGCTACCCCAGCCATGCCGATTATATCCTCGAAGAGAATATGGCGAAAAAACCGGAAAATGTCTACGCCCTGCTCGAACAGCTCTGGCGGCCGGCCCAGAAACGCGCCCGCCAGGAAGCGGCCGATATGCAGGCGATCATCGACCAGGAAGAGGGCGGTTTTCAGCTCCAGCCCTGGGACTGGTGGTATTACGCCGAAAAGGTGAAAAAAAACCGCTATGACCTTGACGAGGAGGCTTTGCGCCCCTACTTCAAGCTCGAGAATGTCCGCAGCGGCGTTTTCAGTGTGGCACAAAAGCTCTACGGCATCACCTTCAGCGAGCGCAAGGATGTCCCGGTCTATCACCCCGATGTCCGCGCCTTCGAGGTCAAGGAGGCCGATGGCCGCGCGGTGGGCATCCTCATGGTCGACTATTTCCCGCGCGCCAGCAAACGCGGCGGCGCCTGGATGAGCGAATACCGTTTGCAGCAGAAGCTGGGCGGGATACAGCGGCCGGTGATCTGTAATGTCGGTAACTTTTCCAAACCGACCGCCGACACCCCCGCCCTGCTAAGCATGGACGAGGTCGAGACCATGTTCCACGAATTCGGCCACGCCCTGCACGGCCTGCTCTCCGACTGCACCTATCCCCGGGTCGCCGGCACCTCGGTGGCGCGCGATTTTGTCGAGCTGCCGTCGCAAATCATGGAAAACTGGGCCTTCGAACCCGAGGTGCTAAAAAGCTATGCCCGCCACTACCAGACCGGCGCACCCATCCCGGAGGATCTCATCGGCAAGATCGAACGCTCGGGCCGCTTCAATCAGGGCTTTGCGACCGTCGAGTACCTCGCGGCTTCCTTCCTGGACATGGACTGGCACACCCCACGCGAACCGATCGAGCACGACGCCATCCTCTTCGAACAGCAGTCCATGGCGCGCATCGGCCTTTTGCCGGAAATCGCCTCGCGCTACCGCAGCCCCTATTTCCGCCATATCTTCTCCGGCGGTTACTCCTCGGGCTATTATGCCTACATCTGGGCCGAGGTACTCGATGCGGATGCCTTTCAGGCCTTCAAGGAGACTACACTCTTTGACCAAAAGACCGCTGCAGCCTTCCGCAAATACATCCTTGCGGCGGGAGGCAGCGAAGAGCCGATGATCCTCTATCAAAAATTTCGCGGCCGTGAACCCGGAATCGAGCCGCTGCTGAAAAAGCGCGGTCTGACAGGCGAGTGA